One Rhodoferax ferrireducens T118 DNA segment encodes these proteins:
- a CDS encoding acyl-CoA dehydrogenase family protein: protein MTSAYVPLTPLGAEPEFNDMAAAVQATARRFAQEVMRPIGKQLDRMSPEQVIAADSPLWGVYQQFAALGFGLDNLLAMEPADRARIMCILFEELGWGDSGLAVSIGAGMIPAMISTMLGNTFCRGLASDDKLGVWLITEPDHGTDSLDPDRKIFHPQGNYGRPNCVVTITDDELVISGQKAAWVSNGTIGQVGLLYAAADAGNGPDTQHGAVVMVPMDTKGISRGKPLDKMGQRALNQGEVYFDNVRLSKEHLLAGPDQYQMATYLVHTMANGLMGAIFTGCARSSYDLALAYAHERKAGGVPIIRHQSVAQRLFHMFRKVEAACALTRRVVHYNFQTPQLALQAAMAAKVNATQTAFEVASEALQMHGANGLTRDYPVEKILRDARASLIEDGCNEILAIKGGYCLTNPDLL from the coding sequence ATGACCAGCGCGTATGTACCACTCACCCCGCTAGGGGCTGAGCCCGAATTCAATGATATGGCTGCGGCAGTGCAGGCAACCGCCAGGCGCTTTGCACAAGAGGTGATGCGTCCCATTGGCAAGCAACTCGACCGCATGTCGCCAGAACAGGTGATTGCGGCAGATTCGCCCCTATGGGGGGTGTACCAGCAGTTTGCGGCTCTAGGTTTCGGGCTCGATAACTTGTTGGCCATGGAGCCGGCAGATCGGGCCCGCATCATGTGCATTCTGTTCGAGGAGCTTGGTTGGGGTGACTCAGGACTGGCCGTGTCCATCGGTGCCGGCATGATCCCCGCGATGATCAGCACAATGCTGGGCAACACATTCTGCCGGGGCCTGGCCAGCGATGACAAGTTGGGCGTCTGGTTGATCACTGAGCCGGACCATGGCACGGACTCGCTGGACCCTGACCGCAAGATTTTTCACCCACAAGGCAATTACGGTCGCCCAAATTGTGTCGTCACGATCACCGACGACGAACTGGTCATCAGCGGCCAAAAAGCGGCCTGGGTGTCTAACGGCACCATTGGTCAGGTTGGACTGCTGTATGCCGCAGCAGACGCCGGCAACGGTCCAGACACACAGCATGGCGCGGTGGTCATGGTGCCCATGGACACGAAGGGAATTTCACGCGGCAAGCCACTTGACAAGATGGGCCAACGTGCGCTGAACCAGGGTGAAGTGTATTTTGACAATGTGCGTTTGTCCAAAGAGCACTTGCTGGCCGGCCCCGACCAGTACCAAATGGCCACTTATCTGGTGCACACCATGGCAAACGGCCTGATGGGTGCAATTTTCACGGGCTGCGCACGCTCATCGTACGACCTGGCGCTGGCTTATGCGCATGAGCGCAAGGCGGGTGGCGTGCCCATCATCCGTCACCAATCGGTCGCGCAAAGGTTGTTCCACATGTTCCGTAAGGTGGAGGCCGCCTGCGCCTTGACGCGCCGCGTCGTGCACTACAACTTCCAGACGCCGCAACTTGCCTTGCAAGCCGCCATGGCAGCCAAGGTCAACGCGACGCAGACTGCTTTTGAGGTCGCCAGCGAAGCGCTGCAAATGCACGGCGCTAACGGACTGACACGGGATTACCCGGTCGAGAAAATATTGCGTGATGCGCGTGCTTCGCTGATTGAGGACGGCTGCAACGAGATTCTTGCCATCAAGGGTGGCTACTGCCTCACCAACCCCGACCTGCTTTAA
- a CDS encoding LuxR C-terminal-related transcriptional regulator yields the protein MEINSSDTLLGTKVNSLRAPRGAIDRARLDVVRAAASFARLVTLTAPGGFGKTTLAAAWTTHWLASGHHCAWLSLEQDDDEPVRFMHGLTHAVDRLGPGVGQSALALLQGSVLAAPRAVVSLLVNDLEKVQGEVFVVLDDYQWIHDSAIHDAMAFLVSHVPSTVHLVITSRDAPPLMLSRLRAHGEWLNVDANAMRFDAKETDHFLRTACAQPPTAAQIAQLYASTGGWAAALRIAALGPGGAGVLEASASGASRAFTHLIEDLLASIPVDTVRFMAQTAVLEHLNVDLCNAVTAQEDSAELLDQLEQVNQLVEPLDSEGRWLRYPQLLRDYLLGPLTQRLKIDQLQLHGRAAQWFARQSAWTDAVRHALAAGDGTQAIEWMVHCCMALVKTGDLMTLVGWRRQFPAELLRSQPSVQLAVAWGLTLAMRYEDAVPLLAEIERANPLITGHADAQAQCLAVHAVAAGLQDDSARAGELARAWCELGVQGDAWTFNVVSNVMRYVHWVSRDWAGVYEQPWEPYSFEEDRRNVFSTVYREVILGYVEMEQGRLGLAERHAREALRQAEMYAGTQSVSAALAAPLLAMLHYEHDRLEEAAALLHPLVSLTDNTAILESVMQTYLVLSRIAWIQGQCERAFELIGHAEAIGYNRGWDRLVGAMLMERLKRLIDENRLDEANATAVRLARLAALKATLPSGVHTDLLVFRDWGHALVALADRRASEARIALRRLFDLAKSERNDLRAIQTGTSLVLAHMADDDRDGAFETLREVILTAQRIGVHRSILDAGGDLQALLPRFLVSSHCNAELAISVRRLLAVDANEADKANKTGVAGTLTERERDVLMLVASGQSNKEVARSMNISAETVKTHLKSIFGKLGVQQREQAVVLARAVGLIAE from the coding sequence ATGGAAATCAATTCAAGCGACACTTTGCTGGGCACCAAGGTGAATTCCTTGCGCGCACCTCGCGGAGCAATAGATCGTGCGCGTCTGGACGTCGTGCGGGCTGCTGCTTCATTCGCACGCTTGGTCACACTTACCGCGCCGGGTGGCTTTGGAAAGACCACCCTGGCCGCCGCTTGGACGACCCACTGGCTTGCGAGCGGTCACCATTGCGCATGGCTGAGTTTGGAGCAGGATGACGACGAGCCGGTGCGTTTCATGCATGGCCTGACGCATGCGGTAGATCGTCTTGGACCAGGCGTTGGTCAATCCGCCTTGGCACTATTACAAGGCAGCGTGCTGGCCGCACCACGTGCCGTGGTCTCGCTCCTGGTGAACGACCTCGAAAAAGTGCAGGGGGAAGTCTTTGTGGTGCTGGACGATTACCAGTGGATCCACGATTCCGCCATTCACGACGCTATGGCCTTCTTGGTATCGCATGTGCCGTCGACCGTGCATCTGGTGATTACTTCTCGGGACGCACCGCCATTGATGCTGTCGCGGCTGCGTGCCCATGGTGAATGGCTCAATGTCGATGCCAACGCAATGCGTTTCGACGCAAAGGAGACGGACCATTTCCTGCGCACAGCCTGCGCACAGCCACCAACTGCAGCGCAAATTGCCCAGTTGTATGCAAGTACAGGTGGATGGGCTGCGGCCCTGCGTATCGCAGCGCTTGGGCCGGGTGGTGCAGGGGTACTTGAGGCAAGTGCTTCCGGCGCGTCGCGTGCCTTCACGCACCTAATTGAAGATCTGCTGGCAAGTATTCCAGTCGACACGGTTCGCTTCATGGCCCAAACAGCTGTGCTTGAACATCTGAACGTGGATTTGTGCAATGCCGTGACTGCACAAGAAGACAGCGCCGAGCTTCTTGACCAGCTTGAGCAGGTTAACCAGTTGGTCGAGCCACTGGACAGCGAAGGTCGATGGCTGCGCTACCCCCAACTGCTACGCGACTATTTGCTTGGCCCGCTCACTCAGCGACTGAAGATCGACCAACTCCAGTTGCACGGTCGTGCTGCGCAGTGGTTCGCACGCCAGTCCGCCTGGACCGATGCTGTGCGCCACGCCTTGGCAGCCGGCGACGGAACCCAGGCCATCGAATGGATGGTGCACTGCTGCATGGCATTGGTAAAAACGGGCGATCTAATGACGCTTGTGGGTTGGCGCCGCCAGTTCCCTGCGGAGCTGTTGCGATCGCAGCCAAGCGTGCAACTGGCCGTAGCGTGGGGGCTGACTCTGGCCATGCGCTACGAGGATGCCGTGCCACTACTGGCGGAGATTGAGCGTGCGAACCCACTCATCACAGGTCACGCCGATGCACAAGCCCAATGTTTGGCAGTTCACGCCGTGGCCGCGGGGCTGCAAGACGATTCGGCTCGCGCTGGTGAACTGGCGCGCGCATGGTGCGAGCTCGGCGTGCAGGGTGATGCATGGACATTCAACGTGGTCTCCAACGTCATGCGATACGTACATTGGGTAAGCCGCGACTGGGCCGGTGTTTACGAACAGCCTTGGGAGCCCTACTCTTTTGAAGAGGATCGGCGCAACGTCTTTTCCACCGTGTATCGCGAAGTGATTCTCGGCTATGTTGAAATGGAACAGGGGCGTCTGGGCTTGGCCGAGCGCCATGCCCGCGAGGCCTTGCGGCAGGCCGAGATGTATGCCGGCACTCAGTCGGTGTCCGCTGCTCTGGCCGCACCGTTGCTCGCCATGCTGCACTACGAGCACGATCGGCTTGAGGAGGCAGCGGCATTGTTACACCCGTTGGTCTCCCTCACAGACAACACCGCAATTCTTGAGAGCGTAATGCAGACCTACTTGGTTCTTTCCAGAATCGCGTGGATCCAAGGACAATGCGAACGCGCCTTTGAGCTGATCGGGCATGCAGAGGCTATTGGATACAACCGAGGCTGGGACAGGCTAGTAGGCGCCATGCTGATGGAACGGTTGAAGCGGCTCATTGATGAGAACCGACTTGACGAAGCCAACGCGACAGCTGTTCGTTTGGCGCGACTCGCAGCACTCAAAGCCACTTTGCCATCAGGCGTGCATACCGACTTGCTTGTTTTTCGCGACTGGGGGCATGCGTTGGTGGCATTGGCGGATCGACGTGCCAGTGAGGCCCGCATTGCGCTGAGGCGTCTCTTCGACCTTGCGAAGTCGGAGCGCAACGACTTGCGTGCCATTCAAACCGGTACTTCACTGGTGTTGGCACATATGGCGGACGATGACCGTGATGGGGCCTTTGAGACGCTGCGCGAGGTAATACTGACAGCGCAGCGCATTGGTGTACACCGCAGCATTCTGGACGCCGGAGGCGATCTGCAGGCCCTCCTGCCACGCTTTTTGGTCAGTAGCCACTGCAATGCCGAGCTTGCCATCAGCGTTCGGCGTCTGTTGGCCGTTGACGCAAATGAAGCGGACAAGGCCAACAAAACAGGCGTTGCCGGGACGCTCACTGAGCGCGAGCGCGACGTCCTGATGTTGGTGGCGTCAGGCCAATCCAACAAAGAAGTGGCGCGGTCGATGAACATATCCGCAGAAACGGTGAAAACGCACTTAAAAAGCATTTTCGGCAAGCTTGGAGTTCAGCAACGAGAACAGGCAGTGGTCCTAGCGCGAGCTGTTGGACTTATTGCTGAATGA
- a CDS encoding choice-of-anchor E domain-containing protein: MKRLYVLAISLALAASGNASTVSFSFSNALAPASFQQTNDLGLFDTTLGALTGAQLFWSIGTVFSVTGTNNSDVSESASYNLGTQVTLSSSLSAVNSFLPGAITSTLPTTYNFAAHETHTFGPLGGAQGNVYDLSSILSSLEWFGTGSDNFVMTCNAVSGASGSGSSNVGFSGSAQAQCGASIVYTYDAAVTSVPEPSSLALVGLALA, translated from the coding sequence GTGAAAAGACTATACGTTCTTGCCATATCACTCGCTCTTGCGGCTTCGGGGAATGCCTCGACAGTCAGCTTCAGCTTTTCCAACGCACTTGCACCCGCTAGTTTTCAGCAGACCAACGACCTTGGCTTGTTTGACACGACCCTTGGCGCCTTAACCGGCGCCCAACTTTTCTGGTCTATCGGTACGGTGTTCTCTGTTACCGGAACCAACAACAGCGACGTATCTGAATCCGCCTCCTACAACCTAGGGACACAAGTTACTTTGAGCAGTTCACTTTCCGCCGTGAATTCGTTCCTGCCGGGCGCGATCACCTCGACCTTGCCAACGACCTATAATTTTGCGGCTCATGAGACGCATACGTTTGGCCCGCTCGGTGGGGCGCAAGGAAACGTGTATGACCTGTCTTCGATTCTTAGTTCGCTGGAGTGGTTCGGCACGGGGTCCGACAACTTCGTCATGACCTGCAATGCAGTCTCCGGCGCATCGGGCAGCGGGAGCAGTAACGTGGGTTTTTCTGGTTCGGCGCAAGCGCAGTGTGGCGCCTCCATCGTCTACACCTACGACGCGGCCGTGACCAGTGTTCCTGAACCAAGCTCTCTTGCCTTGGTTGGCCTTGCATTGGCTTAA
- a CDS encoding P-loop NTPase fold protein: MESQRLNAFTCTIGEPLSWDYSAVQLQIDDPNQALLHFLDRYCLCDVSPGYAVMLRGPWGSGKTWFIDRYQDKLRSEGKRPLYVSLFGVSKASDISDQFFAQIHPILGNAKVQKTLALAKSLLKGTIKIDWDGDGKDDGNLQIAMPELEKWASTEGAILIFDDLERCSMPIEDCLGFINQFVEHDGYRVLVLANEEAKSIARDSGFAAIKEKVIGRTFQIKPNANAALTHFLEEVSSRKAHAILAERSDDVLAVFHRAEYDNLRQLRQAIFDFSDIWDCIQTDTLGQKIEFVRRLLNDVLTLSIEHRAGTLTVSDMNDLGMQDWSKYFNDKEKNSDDTPLSLKELALNRHGLDQEPVLALMASAYAEFFGQGNLSDATAKDSLANSNYLANETTASWRRLWYLHSLTDEEFQAFSTDVYRRLVALDYVSEGELLHAVSIMLSLASQGLIKKTKKKMAAIAKKVVRDSAAEKKIDPGSSGDRSGSFSGDGAAFGLGFTGRETKEFQDFFAYYRQQQTTARMDMVRQRSIDWMPMLEANPELWSKHLVRSVNDESWFSEDPVFAFVSPDNFVEILCRVPTPTIEKVQRSLKERYIHPHEYTKWKLQELPFLQKVYAKLSKKVKSHRGPISLSKHSLKTWFLPGLEMMIRDWVSFKSQLGNASQSQAGQ, encoded by the coding sequence ATGGAAAGCCAACGCCTCAATGCATTCACATGTACGATTGGCGAACCACTTTCTTGGGACTATTCCGCTGTGCAACTTCAAATCGACGACCCCAATCAAGCTCTGCTGCATTTCTTAGACCGCTACTGCTTATGCGATGTATCTCCTGGATACGCTGTGATGCTGAGGGGGCCTTGGGGTAGTGGCAAGACTTGGTTTATAGACCGGTACCAAGACAAACTAAGATCTGAAGGGAAAAGGCCACTGTATGTGAGCCTATTTGGGGTCTCAAAGGCATCGGATATATCAGATCAGTTTTTTGCGCAAATTCATCCCATACTTGGAAATGCAAAAGTCCAGAAGACGTTGGCCTTGGCAAAGAGCTTGCTGAAGGGCACCATCAAAATCGACTGGGATGGGGATGGCAAGGACGATGGGAATTTGCAGATCGCAATGCCCGAGTTGGAAAAGTGGGCGAGCACCGAAGGCGCTATATTGATCTTTGACGATCTGGAGCGGTGCTCAATGCCAATCGAGGACTGTTTAGGGTTCATCAATCAGTTTGTTGAGCACGATGGATATCGTGTTCTTGTATTGGCAAATGAGGAAGCCAAATCTATTGCACGCGATTCAGGTTTTGCAGCTATTAAGGAAAAGGTGATTGGACGAACATTTCAGATAAAACCCAATGCAAACGCCGCATTGACTCATTTCTTGGAGGAGGTTTCCTCGCGCAAAGCTCACGCCATACTAGCTGAACGTAGTGATGACGTATTGGCAGTTTTTCATCGGGCCGAGTATGACAACTTGCGTCAACTCAGGCAGGCAATTTTCGATTTTTCAGATATTTGGGACTGTATACAAACAGATACACTTGGCCAGAAGATTGAGTTTGTACGTCGGCTACTGAATGACGTCTTGACGCTGTCTATCGAACATCGTGCAGGTACTTTGACCGTAAGTGATATGAATGATCTGGGAATGCAAGATTGGTCTAAGTATTTCAATGACAAGGAAAAAAATTCAGACGATACCCCTCTTAGCCTCAAAGAGCTGGCCTTAAACCGACATGGCTTGGATCAAGAACCGGTCCTCGCATTGATGGCTTCGGCGTACGCTGAATTTTTTGGACAAGGTAACTTGTCAGACGCAACTGCAAAAGATTCTCTGGCCAACAGCAACTATCTCGCAAATGAAACGACAGCCTCATGGAGGAGACTTTGGTATCTTCATTCGCTGACCGATGAGGAGTTTCAGGCATTCTCAACTGATGTCTATCGCAGGCTAGTCGCCCTTGACTATGTTTCAGAAGGCGAGTTGTTGCATGCTGTATCAATAATGCTGTCACTTGCTTCGCAAGGACTGATTAAAAAAACGAAAAAAAAGATGGCCGCTATCGCCAAGAAAGTGGTGAGAGATTCTGCGGCAGAAAAGAAAATTGACCCTGGTTCAAGTGGCGACCGTTCGGGGTCATTTAGCGGAGATGGGGCTGCTTTCGGTTTAGGGTTTACAGGTCGTGAAACAAAAGAATTTCAAGATTTTTTTGCATATTACCGACAGCAACAGACTACCGCAAGAATGGACATGGTTCGTCAACGCTCTATTGATTGGATGCCGATGTTGGAAGCTAACCCCGAGCTCTGGTCAAAACATTTGGTGCGAAGCGTCAACGATGAGAGTTGGTTTTCAGAAGACCCCGTATTCGCGTTTGTATCCCCCGATAATTTCGTAGAAATATTATGCAGAGTTCCAACTCCCACGATTGAAAAAGTCCAACGTTCACTTAAAGAACGATATATCCATCCGCATGAATACACAAAGTGGAAGTTGCAAGAACTCCCGTTTTTGCAGAAGGTTTATGCAAAACTGTCAAAAAAAGTTAAATCGCATCGTGGCCCGATCAGCTTGTCAAAGCATTCCTTGAAGACTTGGTTCTTGCCAGGTCTTGAAATGATGATTAGAGATTGGGTGAGCTTTAAAAGCCAACTTGGTAATGCTTCGCAGTCACAAGCGGGCCAGTAG
- a CDS encoding SMEK domain-containing protein, whose amino-acid sequence MANLKSKNQIRLNFTAIDAADEDKSGGIVVQVMSLADVKKINETIATFEKKDAGGKCLKDGYVALYIFGFCKASTNAAVLSYCQVVDPGFFVNKLIDFDDEEKVQVIIDTVRRHVDYSSIHPHDDIECLKIVLGYVGRNAVRHRMYCEGNFLRNCPQALVAWVLPIDGFRHQWVESRYICRLAWECQDGRSATSHWAS is encoded by the coding sequence ATTGCGAACCTCAAGAGCAAGAATCAGATTCGGCTGAACTTCACAGCCATTGATGCTGCGGACGAGGACAAGAGCGGTGGGATTGTCGTGCAAGTCATGTCGCTTGCTGACGTCAAAAAGATCAACGAGACGATCGCAACCTTTGAGAAGAAAGACGCTGGCGGGAAGTGCTTGAAGGACGGCTACGTGGCGCTCTACATTTTCGGCTTCTGCAAAGCGTCAACAAATGCGGCCGTTCTTAGCTACTGCCAAGTGGTCGATCCCGGCTTCTTTGTCAACAAGCTCATTGACTTCGATGATGAAGAAAAGGTGCAGGTGATCATCGACACGGTCCGTCGTCATGTGGACTATTCTTCGATCCACCCTCATGACGATATTGAGTGTCTTAAGATTGTATTGGGCTACGTGGGTCGCAATGCCGTCAGGCACCGCATGTACTGCGAGGGCAACTTCTTACGAAATTGTCCGCAAGCCTTGGTTGCATGGGTCTTACCCATTGATGGGTTTCGCCATCAATGGGTGGAATCCCGGTATATTTGTCGTCTAGCATGGGAGTGCCAAGATGGGCGCTCGGCTACATCACATTGGGCGTCATAG